The genomic interval GCTGCGTCAGCTCTTGGTGGGGCCGCGACCGGTCCGGCGATGTTGCTGACCGGACGTGCACTGCAAGGGGTCTTCGGCGCGCTGCTGACGCCGGCAGTGCTGGCGACCCTGGCGGCGTCGTTCCCGCTGCCGGCTGAGCGTGGGAAGGCATTCGGGATCTACGGAACGGCGATGGGTAGTGCGTCCGGTCTGGGCCTGCTGCTCGGCGGCGTGCTCACGCAGTACCTCGACTGGCGGTGGTGCATGTACGTCAACCTCCCGGTCGCCGCGCTGGCAGCAGGAGGGGTCCTGTACGCCGTACGTCCTGTCCCGCGCGCTAGTGGAGTGCGAGTCGACGTACTAGGTGCGTTGCTGGCGACCGCGGGTCTGATGGCGGTGGTGTTCGGGTTCGCTCGAGCGGATTCGGACGGCTGGAGCGCTCCGGCGACATACGCGTCGCTCGCAGGTGGAGTGGTCCTGCTTGCGAGCTTCCTGGCGGTCCAGGCGCGAGTGAAGTCCCCGCTGCTGCCGTTGAGGGTTGTCACGGACCGCAGACGAGGTGGTTCGTACCTGGCCGTGTTCAGTCTGGCCGTCGGTATGTTCGCGGCCCTCTTCTTCCTGACCTTCTACCTGCAGAACGTCCAGCATTACTCACCAGTGAAGGCCGGTCTGGCCTTCTTGCCGCTGACGGTCGGCCTGATGGCCGGAGTGCGTGCAGTGAGCCGGCTCTTGGCCAAAGTGGCAGTGCGCTCGCTCATCTGCCCCGGGCTCGTCACTATCGCCGCAGGGCTCGCACTGCTCGGGTTGCTCAAGGCGGACAGCAACTACTGGCTGCACGTCATGCCGGTGTTCCTGCTCGTCGGCCTGGGGACCGGATGGGTGCTGGTGACGGCCAACAGCACCGCGACCCTCGGCGCCGGCCCCGACACTGCGGTGGCCGGCGCCATGGTGATGACCTCTCAACAGGTCGGCGCATCGCTCGGGACCGCGCTGCTGAGCACAGTCGCCGGCACGGTCGCCGCCCACTCCGATGCTGTCCACGGCTTCAACGTGGCGAGCCTCGGAGCGGCCGGCTTCCTGTGCGCAGCAGCGGTCGCCGTCTACTGGGTGCTCTCGGAGCGGTCGCCCGACCACTCCAGGTGGAAGCTGCCCTCGCGGTCGACGCGCTTGTAGGTGTGCGCGCCGAACAGGTCACGCAGACCCTGGATGAGCGCCGCAGGCAGCCGCTCGGCCCGCAGTCCGTCGTAGTACGACAGCGCGGCCGAGAATCCCGGAGCCGGTACGCCGACCGTCGCGGCGGCGGCAACCACCCGTCGCCAGGCCTCCTGCCCGTTGGCGACTGCTTCCTTGAAGTAGTCGTCGACGAGCAGCGAGGGCAGCGCCGGGTCTCGGTCGTAGGCCTCCGTGACGCGGTCCAGGAACCGCGCCCGGATGATGCAACCGCCGCGCCAGATCTTGGCCATCGCGCCGAGGTCGATGTTCCAGTCGTACTCCTCGCTGGCGGCCCGGATCGCGTCGAATCCCTGGGCGTACGCCACGATCTTCGACGAGTACAGCGCGTGCCGTACGTCGTCGATGAACGCCTGCCGGTCCACGTCCAGCTTCACGTCCGACGGCCCGGGCAGTACGCCGGCCGCCGCCTCCCGCCGTACGACGTCACCCGACAGCGACCGGGCGAACACGGCCTCGGCCATGCCGCTGACCGGGATGCCCAGGTCGAGCGCGGACTGGACGGTCCAGCGGCCGGTGCCCTTCTGCTCCGCCTGGTCGAGGACGATGTCCACGAACGGGCCGCCCGTGGTCGGGTCGGTCTGGCTGAGCACCTCGGCGGTGATCTCGATCAGGAACGACTCGAGGTCGCCGGTGTTCCAGTCGCGGAACACGTCGGCCAGCTCGGGCGGAGTCAGGTCGAGCACGTGGCGGAGGAGGTCGTAGGCCTCCGCGATCAGCTGCATATCGGCGTACTCGATGCCGTTGTGCAGCATCTTCACGAAGTGGCCGGCGCCGTCCGGGCCGACGTGCACGCAGCAGGGCTCGCCGTTCACGTGCGCGGAGATCTTGGTCAGCATCGGCTCCAGCGCCGCGTACGACTCCGGCGAACCGCCCGGCATGATGCTCGGGCCGTTCAGCGCGCCCTCCTCGCCGCCGGACACGCCGCTGCCGACGAAGTGCAGGCCCTTCTCCTTCAACGCGCTCTCGCGGCGCCGCGTGTCCAGGAAGTGCGCGTTGCCGGCGTCGACGACGATGTCGCCCTCGTCGAGCAGCGGCACCAGCTCGTCGATGACTGCGTCGGTCGGCGCGCCGGCCTTGACCATGACGATGATCTTGCGCGGCTGCTCCAGCGACTCGACGAAGCCCGCCAGGTCTGTCGACGGGACGAAGTCACCCTCGGATCCGAACTCCTCGACCAGCGAGTCCGTGCGGGCCTGGGAGCGGTTGTGCAGCGCGACGCTGAATCCGTTGCGCGCGAGGTTCCGGGCCAGGTTGCGGCCCATCACCGCTAGGCCGGTGACACCGATCTGGGCTTTGGCAGAACTCATCGAATCTCCCGCAGTCTCAAGTTGTGTGCGGACCAAGTCTCGCGCGTCTGGCAAGAGGGTCGAGCAGTGGGCCCGGAGTCTGAACTCTTCTCATTCGGCTACAACGATGGTAAACATCTCAGAAATCGATTTCCCGCCTCGGAGGAAAGGCCGCCCCCATGCTCCGTCGTGCCGTCGTTGTGCTCATCTGCTCGGTTCTGGTGCTGACCGGTTCGGTGTCGGCCTCGGCCGGTCCGCCCGGCAACGACAACGGGCCTGTCGGGTGGGACGTGTACCGGAACCTGGATCGGTTGCCCGAGCTGCAGAACGGCGTACGGACCAAGCAGTTCTCGAGCTTCGGTCGCGACGGTACGAACAACGACGGCTTCGACGGCACCTACTCCTGTCTCCGTACGACGGACGCGGGCTGCGTGATCGCCGAGGACAGCGGTCCGGGTGAGGTCGCGTCGATCTGGTTCACCCGGGACGAGGGCGACGTCACCAAGACCGGGACCATCACCGTCGAGCTCGACGGCAAGCAGGTGCTGCACGGCTCGCTGCAGGACATCGTCGACGGCAAGCTCGGTGCGCCGTTCGAGTACCCGCTCGTCGCCAACGCGGTGCAGACCAGCGGCGGCGTCTACATCCGCGTCCCGATGCCGTACCGCTCGTCGATGCGGATCACCACCCAGACCAACCCGCTCTTCTACCACGTCGACTACCGCCAGTTCCCGGACGCGAACGGTATCCGCACGTTCGACCCCAACGACAAGGCCGAGGACGTCCTGGCTCTGCTCAACGCGGCCGGCACCAAGGACCCCAAACCCGTTCAACCGAACAGCACTACCACCAAGACTCCGCTGGACCTTGCCCCCGGCAAGCAAATGACGCTCGCCGATGCCCGCGGTCCTGGTGAGTTGAGCGCGCTCCGCCTCAAGCTGCCCGACCTCGTCGGTCTCGATCTGAAGAGCTTCGCCGACGACGGCCGTGCGTTCCTGGGCGGCAGCACGTTCACGCTGAAGATCGACCCGGCCAACACCGGCGTGCAGCTGACCCGGCGGATGGATCTGCGGATCGGCAATCAGCGCGCGAGAATCCTCGTCGACGGCGCTCCAGCCGGCGAGTGGGCGCCGCTGAAGGCGCAGGGCGCGCAGTGGCACGACCAGACCGTCGACTTGCCGGTGGCCCTGACCGCCGGCAAGTCGCAGATCACGATCACCAACCAGTTCATCTCGTCGGACCTGGACTTCAACGAGTTCGGCTACTGGGCTGATTCGGTCGTCGGTGGTCAGGTGAAGCGCACCGACACCCTCGACGTCGGCCCGAGGCACATCGCCGACGAGCAGGCGCACGGGTACGCGATCACCCAGCAGAACTGGAGCGGTGAGCACGAGATGGCGTACGCCGCGACCGATGCGGACGCCGCCCGGGTCAAGCCGTCCGACACCCTGCTGGCCGGCGTCCGTGTCCAGGTGACGATCGACGGCAAGAAGCGGGTCGACGCACCCCTCGGCGAATTCTTCGGCTCCGGCCTCGGCGAGAACCCGGTCCGCTCCCTGTTCTTCGCGATGGATCCCGACGGCTGGTACTCCTCGTGGTGGCCGATGCCGTACGTCGCCCACGCAACGGTGACGTTGGTCAATCCCACGACGTACCCGCTGAAGGGGCAGGCTGAGGTGACTGCGTCGCGGAACGCGCGCAAGGCCGTCGACCTGGCGACCGGGAAGATCGGCTACTTCACCGCGCTCTCGACGCGCGGCGAGACGACGCAGGGGAGCGACTGGACGTTCGCCGACGTGGCCGGGCGCGGCAAGTTCGTCGGCGTCTCCCAGACGATGGAGGGACTGCTTGCCGACGGCAACACTCGCGGGTACCTCGAGGGAGACGAGCGGGTGTACGTCGACGGCGAGCGGACGCCGGCGATCCATGGCACCGGCACCGAGGACTTCTACGAGTCGGGGTGGTACTTCAACGCCGGGACGTACTCGACGCCGTTCCACGGCAACTCCGCGCACGAGGTCCGGGCCGGCTTCTGCGCGAACGAGTGCGACGGCGCGTGGCGGCTGCACATCACCGATTCGGTCGCCTTCCAGAACCAGCTCGACTTCGGCATCGAGCACGGCCAGCAGGACGATCACCCGGCGATCTACGGCTCGACCGCGTTCCTTTACACCGCGTCTGATTTCAGCGCGCGCGAGACGGACCGGGTCGACGTCGGGTCCGCGGTCAGTCGGCAGCAGCACGGGTACGCCGACAACGGCACGCAGGGCGGCCTGAGTGCGGTGTACGAAGGCGACCACGATGACGTGACCCTCACTGATCAGGTCCGATCCGGCACGGCGCCGATCCGCTTCACCGCCAAGGTCGACCCGGCCAACCGAGGTGTCACGTTGCGACGGACGAGCGACCAGAACAGTCCGGGACAGTCGGCGCAGGTTGTTGTGAACGGCAAGGATGCGGGCCTGTGGCTGCAGCCGCTCGGCAACGCCCGTCAACGGTGGCTGGACGACAACTACCAGTTGCCTGCAGCAATCACATCCGGCCGCTCCAGTCTCGACATCGAGCTCCGGCCGACCGGGCCGGCGTGGACCGCTTCGTCGTACGTCGTCCAGTCGCTCGTCCGCCCGTACGACGATCGCCGCGCACCGGGTGTGGTCACTGGACTGACGGCAGTGGGCCGGTCCGACAACGCGATCAACGTGACGTGGAGCGACGTACCGGATGACAGCGGGGTCTCGTATTACAAGGTGTATGGCGCGGTCGGCGGGGTTGAGAAGTTGCTGGGGACGACTCCGCTGCCCGGCTTCCTGCATCGAGGGCTGGGGTTGCACGAGACGTGGACGTATCGAGTGGCTGCGGCGGACCTCGCCGGTCATGTTGGACCGAAGTCGGAAGCCGTGCAGGGGACGAGTGGTAGCACCCTGCGGGTAGAGGGCGAGGGGATGTTGCCGCCGGTGTCGTCGACGGTGGCGGTTGATCCGCAAGGCAACTGTTGCGGGGTGAGTTGGTCAGGCGGGGCGCAGGCGTGGATCCACGGGAGCAAGGCCGGCGACAAGACCGTGCTGCAGTTCAGCGTCCCCACGACTGGTTCGTACCAGCTGTCGACGGTGCTGACGAAGGCGGCCGACTACGGGATCGCCGACATCCAGATCGACGGGAACGCGCCGGCGAGCTTCGACGGCTATCAGGCCAGCGGGGTCGGAACGCAGACCGTCGAGCTGGGCAGTGTGCAGCTGACCGCGGGCACACACCAGTACGCCGTGACAGTCACCGGCAAGAACCCGGCAGCAATCGGCTACCTCGTCGGCGTGGACGTGCTGGACCTTAAGCTCGCCACGTGAACAGTCTCGAGTCCCGTCGTACCGCGCTCATCCTGATCGACCTGATGCCGCGGATCATCGCGCTCGACACGGCGCCGCTGAGCGGACCGGTCGTGCTCGAGCGATCCGTCGCAGCGGCCGCCGCGACACGG from Kribbella sp. NBC_00709 carries:
- a CDS encoding MFS transporter codes for the protein MAATEALPTLDARRWWALGAVATAQLMVGIDLTIVNIALPSVQRALGMSDPARQWVITLFALGYGGLLLLGGRTSDLIGRRRALLVGLTGFAAASALGGAATGPAMLLTGRALQGVFGALLTPAVLATLAASFPLPAERGKAFGIYGTAMGSASGLGLLLGGVLTQYLDWRWCMYVNLPVAALAAGGVLYAVRPVPRASGVRVDVLGALLATAGLMAVVFGFARADSDGWSAPATYASLAGGVVLLASFLAVQARVKSPLLPLRVVTDRRRGGSYLAVFSLAVGMFAALFFLTFYLQNVQHYSPVKAGLAFLPLTVGLMAGVRAVSRLLAKVAVRSLICPGLVTIAAGLALLGLLKADSNYWLHVMPVFLLVGLGTGWVLVTANSTATLGAGPDTAVAGAMVMTSQQVGASLGTALLSTVAGTVAAHSDAVHGFNVASLGAAGFLCAAAVAVYWVLSERSPDHSRWKLPSRSTRL
- the gndA gene encoding NADP-dependent phosphogluconate dehydrogenase; protein product: MSSAKAQIGVTGLAVMGRNLARNLARNGFSVALHNRSQARTDSLVEEFGSEGDFVPSTDLAGFVESLEQPRKIIVMVKAGAPTDAVIDELVPLLDEGDIVVDAGNAHFLDTRRRESALKEKGLHFVGSGVSGGEEGALNGPSIMPGGSPESYAALEPMLTKISAHVNGEPCCVHVGPDGAGHFVKMLHNGIEYADMQLIAEAYDLLRHVLDLTPPELADVFRDWNTGDLESFLIEITAEVLSQTDPTTGGPFVDIVLDQAEQKGTGRWTVQSALDLGIPVSGMAEAVFARSLSGDVVRREAAAGVLPGPSDVKLDVDRQAFIDDVRHALYSSKIVAYAQGFDAIRAASEEYDWNIDLGAMAKIWRGGCIIRARFLDRVTEAYDRDPALPSLLVDDYFKEAVANGQEAWRRVVAAAATVGVPAPGFSAALSYYDGLRAERLPAALIQGLRDLFGAHTYKRVDREGSFHLEWSGDRSESTQ
- a CDS encoding DUF2961 domain-containing protein is translated as MLRRAVVVLICSVLVLTGSVSASAGPPGNDNGPVGWDVYRNLDRLPELQNGVRTKQFSSFGRDGTNNDGFDGTYSCLRTTDAGCVIAEDSGPGEVASIWFTRDEGDVTKTGTITVELDGKQVLHGSLQDIVDGKLGAPFEYPLVANAVQTSGGVYIRVPMPYRSSMRITTQTNPLFYHVDYRQFPDANGIRTFDPNDKAEDVLALLNAAGTKDPKPVQPNSTTTKTPLDLAPGKQMTLADARGPGELSALRLKLPDLVGLDLKSFADDGRAFLGGSTFTLKIDPANTGVQLTRRMDLRIGNQRARILVDGAPAGEWAPLKAQGAQWHDQTVDLPVALTAGKSQITITNQFISSDLDFNEFGYWADSVVGGQVKRTDTLDVGPRHIADEQAHGYAITQQNWSGEHEMAYAATDADAARVKPSDTLLAGVRVQVTIDGKKRVDAPLGEFFGSGLGENPVRSLFFAMDPDGWYSSWWPMPYVAHATVTLVNPTTYPLKGQAEVTASRNARKAVDLATGKIGYFTALSTRGETTQGSDWTFADVAGRGKFVGVSQTMEGLLADGNTRGYLEGDERVYVDGERTPAIHGTGTEDFYESGWYFNAGTYSTPFHGNSAHEVRAGFCANECDGAWRLHITDSVAFQNQLDFGIEHGQQDDHPAIYGSTAFLYTASDFSARETDRVDVGSAVSRQQHGYADNGTQGGLSAVYEGDHDDVTLTDQVRSGTAPIRFTAKVDPANRGVTLRRTSDQNSPGQSAQVVVNGKDAGLWLQPLGNARQRWLDDNYQLPAAITSGRSSLDIELRPTGPAWTASSYVVQSLVRPYDDRRAPGVVTGLTAVGRSDNAINVTWSDVPDDSGVSYYKVYGAVGGVEKLLGTTPLPGFLHRGLGLHETWTYRVAAADLAGHVGPKSEAVQGTSGSTLRVEGEGMLPPVSSTVAVDPQGNCCGVSWSGGAQAWIHGSKAGDKTVLQFSVPTTGSYQLSTVLTKAADYGIADIQIDGNAPASFDGYQASGVGTQTVELGSVQLTAGTHQYAVTVTGKNPAAIGYLVGVDVLDLKLAT